TTAAAGTTTATTAATAAGTCGATATTTTATTTTTACATTAAACTTCATGGGAAGATTATTTGTCTTCTAACCGCTTAATCTTTCAAATCAAATTGACTTAAATCATTTTACCTAAGCTCTCTATATTTCTTAAATCTCCAGACTGAACATAGTAATTTGATGCGTCCATTTTAGTATTTTTATTCAACTTTGAACCTTTTTCTATTATCAATTTATCCTGTATTATATTCTTCAAATCTTCTAATGTTATAAAGCCTGGAATATCATACTGCCATTTTTCATTCAGGATTAAATGTTTCAAAAACTCCTTATCTGCTTCTTGGGAATAAAGCAATCTATTCTTTTTCATAATTTCTTCACTAAATGGTTTCATTCTAATCAGAACAGTAAAGTCATAAGGTTTCTGATTAGGCAAATAATTACCATTTTCGTCCCAGTCATCTTTCTCTAATAACAAAAGATTTCCAAAAGATTTTGTAGATTTAATGGAAATTTGTTTATCTTGAACCTTTAAATCTGTATCATCCCACTTACCTAATCTATATGAAGTAACATCTGGCTCATCCAAATTTGTACCTAATGCCCGCAAATAACCATATAATGCAAATTCCGCTAATTTTCCTTGAAAAGCATTAGAAAATATCTCTCCATTTTTCCTTATATGACTTCCTCCTGTTCTATTTGCCCTATGTTCACCAGATTGTTCAAAAGTCATGCTATATGCAAATTCAAATACGCTCTCAACAATATTTTTAGACATTGTCCCATAAGGTTTAAACGACTTTTTTCTGGTTATAGAATATCCGTTCTCATCTAAAGCCAAACGATTAAATTGACCCATATAAAAACACACTCCTTTATATTATTTATAATTTATTATATTCCATAAATTGCAATATTAATTGCGACATTTTACCAAATTTTTTTATATTTTGAAATTGTTCATTTATTCTATAAATATCCGACTTCAAATATTGAAATTTTTTAATTATTTCTAATTTTTTCATTTTATTTCACCTTCATATTATTAGGCAGTGTCTAAAAACTCAAAATCTATGTTATTTTTAACATTCTTTTGATTTTACAAATTAGATGAATTATGATAAAATCAATGTTCATTATTTTGAATTTTGAAAAAATTGCTAAAAATTTATCATTTTGATAGTTTTTAAATACGCCCTAATGTAAAAATTTATTTTTTGGAATAATTTATCATATCATATTCCAAATAAATTAGTCTATTTTCAAATAATATTTTATTTTTTAGTTTCTTTACTTTTTCTTTTTCTCCCAAATTTTCATAAATATGAATTAAATTATAAATAGATCTGGCATCTTTCAATTCCATCCCTTTATTATAAATTATTATCGCATTTTCTATGTTATTATCTTCTTCTTCGTAGATAGCACCTAAATTAAAAATCGATTCCCTATCTTCTTTTTCAACTCCTATTTTATAAATTCTTTTTGCTTCTTCAATATTTCCATTATCTTCTTCTATTCTTCCAATTATTGATAATGAATGAAAATTTCCTAATTCGTATGATTTTTCTAATATTTTTTTTGCTAAATCTGTTTTTAAAAGATAATAATATAATTTTCCTAATTCATAGTAACCGTTCTTCTCATTTGTTTTGGTTGCATTTTTTAATTTGTTTTCTGCAATGCCATAATTTCCAAGGAAAGCAAAATTATTTGCCTCGTTAACTTGATTAAAAAAATTTTTATCTTCACTATTACCCTTGATATAATTTATATTAACCATCATATCTTCGTTTATATCTTCAACCTCAGTTTCATTAAAAAGTTTATTTTCCCATTTATTCATAATGTATTTATCATTTTTTAAATATGAAATTATAAATAAATTATATATTGCTTCTCCGTTTTTTTCTATATTTTCAACTTCTAACAATAATTTTTCGGCCTTGTCAAATTCTTTTTCTGCCATATATATTTTAGCTAATTGAATTTTGCACGAATTTTCATTATTTTCAATTCCTTTTTTATACCATTCTTTTGCCTTTTCAATATTTCCTTTTTCCTATAAATATCTTCTAATGGTAAAGTTGATAATATATATCCCTTCTTATAGCCTAATTCAAAAAATTCTATCGCTTTTTTTTCATCATTTAATTCTGAAAAATAAAATATTCCAAGCTGGTAATATCCTTCCACATCATATTTTATTGATTTTTTTAATAATTTTTCAGCTTTTTCATAATTTCTTTTTTCAACCATTTCATTCACTTGTTCTAATATTTGTTCATATTTTTTTCTATTCATATAATCTCCTTTAAATAAAATATATTGAAATAAAAATAAAATTATCAGTATTCCTATTCCAGAAACTATTACTTTATTATAATTTTTCATCAGAATTCCCTTTCATTTATTTTACTATTTCTATTATAGAAATATCATTATTTAAATATTTAACACTTTGTTCATATTTTTCTTCAATAGTTTCTCCTAGTTCCTCATACAACATTTCACGTAATTTTTCATCTTTTGCTTTTAAACTTGTATGTTCATTATTAAGATCTTTTAAAAACCCCTTTTTTATTTTATTATTCTCACTTTTTTTTAATTCTTTTTGTGTTGCCTTCTTTTGCCAATTTTTCTCTTTACGATTCGCATTTCCTCTTCTTTCACTTCGTGATTTTTTTGACATTGGATTTTCCTTAATTTGTAAATAATTACTATTAAAAATTGATAAAGGGTTATTTATTAAACTAGAAAATTCATAAATCCCACTAGAAAATTTAAAAATTGATTCAATTTCTTCAGGGGTATATCCTACACTGCTTAGAATTTCTTCTCCAACACTAATGTTTTTTCCTTTGTACATTGAAATCCCTGCTGATAATGTTGATTCAATTCCATTAATAATTTCAACTGAAGAAGTTACCATCCCTATTATTCCTAAAAATCCTACATAAGGAACTTTTAACATTTTTTTTGCAACAGCAAATTTTCCGACAGATTCATAAGTTTCTTTTATACCTTCTTCTAGTTGTTGTAACCAAATAACTTTCATAAGTGCTATATCCTGCTTTGCTGTATTTTCTGTAATATTTTGACCATTAAAAATAATGTCAATGGGATTATTAGGATCTACTCCACAAAAAAGTTTACTTTCATTTGATAATGCCTTTTTTCCACTTTTTAAAATATTGTTAAAAATATTTCCCCATTTCCCATTTTTCACATTACACAAATTACAACTAATTAAACAATATCCTTCTTGTTCTATTCCATTTTTATCACAAACAACAAAATTATAACTGTTAATGTCAAATTCTGTTGCTACTGGTTTCCCCAAAATTTGTATTTTCCTATCAAGAATTTTTAATTTTAAAATCAAATCTTTACTAATTAAGTTTTTACATTTTAGTAATGCACCATCACAAACATATGTTTTCAAAATTTCTTTACTAATTCTTGTTTCTACTATTTTTCCTAAATTTAATACACTTCTTTTATAAGATAAATCTTGCATTTTTTTCTATTTTCAAGTCTTTCTTTGATTTGCTGATAAGTTACTGCTATGTCTGAATTCTCATTAAGATATTCATAGTACATCTAATAATCACCCTTTTTTTCAAAATTTAAATTAATTTTTTTAAAAACTCTCTTTTAAAATATATTATTCTATCTTGATTATTCTCATTTGATAATCCATACTGATTTTCTTTTTCACATACTTTAATCATATTATCAGCCTTTTTCATAATCCTCACATCATCCAGCAACATCAATTTCCCGTATTCAATATTCACATTTTCAAACTCCCTTTTATATTCTGAATTGATAAATTCTTGAAATCTTAAATTGCTCATTTTATCATAGCTTAAATGTCCTTTTATTGCATAAACACCTTTTTCCGTGGTTGTTTTCAGTGATAAAGGAACAGGCTTTGAGCCTATTCCATAGATTGTTTTTTCCTTATCAGAAAGATTGCTCTTAAATACGTTATAAAATTTATAGTTCTTTATAAATTCTAGAAAAACGTTCTCATCTGATACCAGCTTTTTGTATTTCTCTACATCTGGATATTTCAATTTCAAATCCACATTTTCAATTTTTATTACTTCCTGCACTCTCTGAAATACTGTCTGCACTTTCAGATATACTGCTTGCCGTCTGTGAAATTGAACTTGCTGCCGATGTTGACAAACTGTTAGTCGCAAGTACCATATTAAAGTCCGAATCTCCCTAAGTGTATTTAATAATATAAGTTTTTCATTTTTTCAAAATATGTTCTTTATTTGATACTTTTAATGCTTCTCCGTATTTATCTGTATGTATTTCTATTTCCTCAGTTAAAAAATATAGACTTAATGCTAATTTTTGAAGAGGTTTTAACTCATTTACTGCTACCCTTGTATCTATAATATCGATAAATATATTATACTCCATATCAGGTAATTCTTTAACACTTTGTTCAATTATATTTTTTATCTGCATCTTTTCTTCATCATCATATATTTTTATTCTTGAAGTTGATAAAATTTCTTATTTTTTTTTATCAAAATTTCTTATTTTTTCTATCATATTCCTTCCATTCCTTAAAAATTCTCTTCGCTTACCAATTCATCTTCATGAAATTTTTGCTTTAATATTAAATTTCCTAGTTCATCATAATATTCGGCTATTCCTTCCAGTTTATCATTCAGGTATCTTTCTATACTTTCGATTGTCTTTCCATCATCATTATATGAAATTTTTTCTCCATTTTTTTTACCGTTTATATAATCAACTTTTTTTGAAATTAAATTTTCTCCATAATCAAAATATGTAACTATTTTCCCATTTAATTCCCCATCTTTCATAAATCCTGACTGCTTAATTCTACCATTTGGGTAATAATCCGTATATTCTCCATTTAATTTATTATTTTCATATCTTTCTATGCTTTCAGGAGTTCCATCTTCATAATATCTTTTCACTATTCCTTCCAGCTTACCATTTTCCCAATTAAATTCACCCTCAATGTTCTTATTTCTGTAATAAAAAATTTGATAGCCATTTAATTTGTTTTTGCTCCACTGCTCCTGTGCTTCAATCTCGCCAGTTTCAAAATATGAAGTCCACTTGCCTTCCCTTTTTCCATTGATTTCCAGCCCCTGATACTTTGTATTTCCATTTTCATAATATCTTCTGTATTCCCCTTGCGTTAAGCCATCCACTCTTTTATATTCTGCCTGAATATTTCCGTTCTCATAGTATATTTTCACTTTCCCATTTTCAAGCCCATTTTTATAGCATGTTTCCATAAAAAGATTTCCACTTTCAAAATTTTGGATAAACTTCCCTTCCCTTCTATCTTCAATATATTCCCCTTCTACTTCAATTATTCCATTTTCATGATACCAGCACCAATGTCCTGATTTCTTTCCTTTTTTAAACTGTCCACTAAATATTTTTGAGCCATCTCTTCTGTACTCCTCATTCAACCCATCCAGTAATCCACTTTTATATTCATTGACTCCTTTTAGTTCTCCTGTATCAAAGAAATGCTCCCATCTCCCTTCCCTTAATTCGTCAATAATTTTCCCTCGTGTAATTACCACATTTTCTGAATAAATTTCGATTTCCGCTGTTACTTTTTCACCATTCCTGCTTAAAATTTCTGTTTCATCTACTGTTTCCACATCAAAATATTCATAAAACTTTTCATGCTCGTCTATTTTCAATACTTTCATTATTTTTTAACACTCCCTTTCCTTAACATTGTCCTATTTTCATTTTATAATAAATAAAACCTTCCTATTCTTCATCCTTTATCATCTCCAATATTTGATCCCCATACAAATATCTTTCCTCCATCGCCTTTTTTTCCATTTCAACTTTCTTTTTGTCAACTTCTATCATATCCAGAAAGGCTTCATAGCTGTCCGCTATCGGCACAAATCTCCTGTTCCCAGATTCCTCCGAATTAAAATAAGTTATTCTTGGCTCTTTTAGCGTCGTATTCAGTTCCCCTCTAT
This is a stretch of genomic DNA from Leptotrichia hofstadii. It encodes these proteins:
- a CDS encoding SEL1-like repeat protein encodes the protein MAEKEFDKAEKLLLEVENIEKNGEAIYNLFIISYLKNDKYIMNKWENKLFNETEVEDINEDMMVNINYIKGNSEDKNFFNQVNEANNFAFLGNYGIAENKLKNATKTNEKNGYYELGKLYYYLLKTDLAKKILEKSYELGNFHSLSIIGRIEEDNGNIEEAKRIYKIGVEKEDRESIFNLGAIYEEEDNNIENAIIIYNKGMELKDARSIYNLIHIYENLGEKEKVKKLKNKILFENRLIYLEYDMINYSKK
- a CDS encoding SEL1-like repeat protein encodes the protein MNRKKYEQILEQVNEMVEKRNYEKAEKLLKKSIKYDVEGYYQLGIFYFSELNDEKKAIEFFELGYKKGYILSTLPLEDIYRKKEILKRQKNGIKKELKIMKIRAKFN
- a CDS encoding PAAR-like protein, which produces MKTYVCDGALLKCKNLISKDLILKLKILDRKIQILGKPVATEFDINSYNFVVCDKNGIEQEGYCLISCNLCNVKNGKWGNIFNNILKSGKKALSNESKLFCGVDPNNPIDIIFNGQNITENTAKQDIALMKVIWLQQLEEGIKETYESVGKFAVAKKMLKVPYVGFLGIIGMVTSSVEIINGIESTLSAGISMYKGKNISVGEEILSSVGYTPEEIESIFKFSSGIYEFSSLINNPLSIFNSNYLQIKENPMSKKSRSERRGNANRKEKNWQKKATQKELKKSENNKIKKGFLKDLNNEHTSLKAKDEKLREMLYEELGETIEEKYEQSVKYLNNDISIIEIVK
- a CDS encoding toxin-antitoxin system YwqK family antitoxin is translated as MKVLKIDEHEKFYEYFDVETVDETEILSRNGEKVTAEIEIYSENVVITRGKIIDELREGRWEHFFDTGELKGVNEYKSGLLDGLNEEYRRDGSKIFSGQFKKGKKSGHWCWYHENGIIEVEGEYIEDRREGKFIQNFESGNLFMETCYKNGLENGKVKIYYENGNIQAEYKRVDGLTQGEYRRYYENGNTKYQGLEINGKREGKWTSYFETGEIEAQEQWSKNKLNGYQIFYYRNKNIEGEFNWENGKLEGIVKRYYEDGTPESIERYENNKLNGEYTDYYPNGRIKQSGFMKDGELNGKIVTYFDYGENLISKKVDYINGKKNGEKISYNDDGKTIESIERYLNDKLEGIAEYYDELGNLILKQKFHEDELVSEENF